The Devosia sp. genome segment CGTCCGTCAAGGCGGTCTGCGAGGTGGCCAGGGTGGCCGAGACCCGCACGAAGGATGCGTTGCGGATGACCTCCGAAGCCCCGTCGCTGGCCATGACGCTTGCGGAGACGACCTCCCGGTCGGACCGCGTCTCCAGCACCGGTCGCGCCCTGCTCGTCTTGCCGTCAGCGGCAGCCGGCGGCACATCGCGTTCGACCTCGAGCGATTTGTAGGCGGTCGAGTAGCCCTCGATATCCGAGAACGAGACGTAGAGCGCGGCCCCCATGAGAAGGACCGACGTTAGGCCCGTGAGGACGGTTCCGGCGAGCCAGGCGCCGCTCAGTTCCCGCGACCCGGGCTCCTTTCCGTCCGCCGAACGCGTGGTGAGAGCCGCCTCGTCCCTGTAGTCCAGGGCCCGTGCGCCGAGCCCGTCGAAAGTCCCGACGCGCCGTCTCCCCGATTTCTTGTGCCCGCCCAGCATCTGCCCCGTCATGTCCCCGCGATTCGTGGGTGGAATTTGAAGGCATGGAAAAAGGCGGACAATCGGCGACCACGTTCACGACCACGTGATGTCGTGCTGACGCGGTGGGTTTCGGTGCGGTTCCGACCGTATTGCGCTGAACTGTCGCAGGCCGGGTGTCAGGTCTCACCGTGATACCGGCATTTGCCGTGATCGGCCAGGATCTCGATGACCCGGCAGGTCTCGACGCGACCGTGGCTGCAGCCCTCGACCATGCGCTCCAATTCGTGCTGCAAGGCGGTGAGGCTGGCGATCTTCTTCCTGACCTCCACCAGGTGCGCCTTGGCGATCCCGTCCGCCTGCTCGCAGGACTGGTCGGGCGAATCCTGCAGCTCCAGCAAGGTCTTGATCTCGTCAATATCGAAACCGAGCTCGCGGGAATGGCGGATGAAGGTCAGGCGTTCGGTATCCTTGCCGTCGTAGGTGCGCCGTCCGCCATCCGTGCGCGGCGGGGCGGGCAGCAGGCCGATCTGCTCGTAGTAGCGGATGGTCGGCACCTTCACCCCGCTGGCCTCCGACACCTTGCCGATCGCAATCCCGTGATTCATTTTTCGCTTGCTCCTATAGCGGCTAGAGCATGTAGGCCGGCACGAAGGTTTGCAAGGAGCGATTGCGATGTCGGCAAGGATTGAAACGTCACGCTTCCGTGTCGAGGGCATGGATTGCGCGAGCTGTGCCTCCAAGGTGGATACCGCTGTGCGACGCCTGCCCGGCGTGGAAGACGTCTCGGTCTCCGTCGTGGGCGCCTCCATGACCGTCAAGCACACGGATGCCGACCTGGGCGCCATCGCCCGGAAGGTGTCGAGCCTCGGGTACAAGACGGCGCCATTGCCGGCGCGCGGTGCAGGAGCCGACAAGAGCGAGGAGGCTCATGATCATGCCGGTCACGACCAATCCGGCCATGACCATGCGGAGCATGATCACTCGGGACACGACCATGCCGACCACGACCACGGCCCGTCGGAAAAGCCGAAGCGGGCCGAGACCCTGTCGGGTATGCACGGCCACGACCATGGCTTCGAGGACGGACCCTGGTGGCAGTCCTCCAAGGCCAAGCTGACGATCCTGTGCGGCATCGCCGTGGCTCTGGCCTTCGTCGCCGGCCAGCTCATCCCCGCTATCGCGCAGTGGGTCTTCATCGTCGCCATGTTCGTCGGGCTGATCCCCATCGCCCGGCGCGCCTGGATGGGGGCGATCAACGGCAGCCCGTTCTCCATCGAAACGCTGATGACGGTCGCCGCGATCGGCGCCGTCTTCATCAACGCGGCGGAAGAAGCGGCCATCGTGGTACTGCTCTTCCTCGTCGGCGAACTGCTGGAAGGCGTCGCAACCGGGCGGGCGCGGGCCAGCATCAAGGCACTGGCCAATCTGGTTCCGCGCATCGCGTTGCGGGAAGCGGGCGACAAGGTCGTGGAAGTGCTCGCAGATCAATTGGCAGTGGGCGATGTGGTCCTGGTTCGACCGGGCGACCGCGTCCCTGCCGATGGCGTCGTCGTCTCCGGCGACAGTGCCGTGGACGAAGCGCCGGTCACCGGCGAATCCGTGCCCAAGCGCAAGCAGGTCGAGGATCAGGTCTTCGCCGGCACCATCACCCAGGAAGGCGCATTGCGTGTTCGGGTCACCGCCGCAGCGGCGGACAACACGATCTCGCGCATCATCGCCCTGGTGGAGGAGGCGCAGGAATCCAAGGCGCCCACCGAACGCTTCATCGACCGCTTCTCGAAATACTACACGCCCGGCGTCATGGTCGTGGCCGCGCTCATCGCCGTGCTGCCACCCCTGTTCCTGGGCGAGCCCTGGAGCGAATGGGTCTACAAGGGTCTTGCAGTGCTTCTGATCGGCTGCCCGTGCGCCCTGGTCATCTCGACGCCCGCCGCCATCGCCGCTGCGCTTTCGGCGGGTGCCCGTCGCGGCCTTCTCATGAAGGGCGGCGCGGTGCTTGAGCAATTGGGCAAGATCGACATGGTGGCGCTCGACAAGACCGGCACTCTGACCGAAGGCAGGCCGAAGGTCACCGATATCATCGGCGTCGGCAGGCCGGAGCGAGAGGTTCTCGCGCTGTCGGCGGCGCTCGAGGTCGGATCGAGCCATCCGCTCGCCACGGCGATCCTGGCCCGCGCCAAGGCGGACGGGATCGAACCGGCCCGGGCCGACAAGGCCGGTGCGGTCGGCGGCAAGGGCGTGGTCGGCACCGTGGATGGCAAGGAGTTGTTCCTCGGCTCGCCCAAGGCCGCGGCCCAAATGGCCGGCGTCGCCGGCGATCTGATGACCCGGATCGAAAAGCTCAACGACGAGGGCAAGACCGCCTCGGTGCTGCTCGTCGACAACACTTTCGCCGGCATCATCGCCATGCGCGACGAACCACGCGACGACGCCCGTACCGGTCTCGCGGAAATCAAGCGCCTCGGCGCCGATATCGTAATGCTGACCGGCGACAACAAGCGAACGGCCGCCGCCATCGGCGCGAGCCTCGGCATCGAGCCGCGCGCCGAGCTGCTGCCGCAGGACAAGCAGCGCATCGTCGGAGAACTCAAGGCACAGGGCCGGATCGTCGCCAAGGTCGGGGACGGCATCAACGACGCGCCCGCATTGGCCGCGGCGGATATCGGCATCGCCATGGGCGGCGGTACCGACGTGGCGCTCGAAACCGCCGACGCCGCCGTGCTGCACGGCAGGGTGACCGACATCGCCAACATGATGGTCCTGTCGCGGTCCACCATGGCCAATATCGGCCAGAACATCACCATAGCTCTCGGCCTCAAGGCGGTGTTCCTGGTGACGACGGTCATCGGCATCACCGGGCTCTGGCCCGCCATCCTCGCCGATACCGGCGCCACCGTCCTCGTCACAGCCAACGCCATGCGATTGCTGGCCTGGAAGGGGATCGGACCACGTGCATGAAGGGAATAGTGCCGTATTTCGTGTTCGTCTGGCTCATGGCCCTCGACTTGGCCTCGAGAACCCTGGCCGCGGAGCTGGTGGGGGCGATGGACGGCTTCCACGGTCTTCTGCCCGGGATCTCGATCGACTATCTGGTTCGCCCGAACGCCGCGCTGCCAGTCTGGCCGACACTCGCGGTGACGATCATTGCCCTCGTGGTTCTGATCCGGCTCCGCGGCAGCCACCGCAGCGTCGAGCATCTGGCCTGCGCGGCGCTGCTGGCGGGTGGGGCCGCCAATCTGCTCGAGATCGTCTTCAGCGGAACGATGACGACGTTGGTGTCGATCGGGCCCGTCTCCGCGCCCCTTCTTCGCCTCAATCTCGCTCATGTCTGGATCGCCGGAGCGGTGCTGCTCGCCCTGGGCGATGCGTTCGGTCGCGCGGGCGCCAACCTCAGGCCCGGGGAAACGGAAGCCTCATGAGACTTCGCGACGCATTCAAATCCGGCGGGCACCATGCAGACTAAGCCGCCACTGGTCCTCCGCATCTTCCAATGGACGCTATGGCTCCTGATGCTCGCGCTGTTCGCCTATGCGTTCCTGCCGGGCATCCTCTTTCGACTTACGGGCGGCCACGACGCGCCAGTCGTCACGCCGCCGGCCACCGAACAGGTATCGCAATGAAAAGACTTCTCCTGATCGCCATCGCGGCGTTCGCCATCACTCCCGGGGCCATTGCCCATGATTTCGATGCCGGGGCGATCTACATCGATCACCCAATGATCGAGGAGGCGCCACCGAGCGCCCGCGTGCTCGGCGGCTACGTGTCGCTGTACAATCAAGGCGACGAGGACGATCGACTGATCGGGATCGAGAGCACCGCCGCCGAGAAGGTCGAACTGCATCGGTCGGTGGTGACCGACGGTATCGCCCGTATGCAGCCTCTGACCGATGGCATCGAACTGCCCGCCGGCGAGATGGTCTGGCTCGGCTCGGACGGCACGCATGCCATGTTCATCGGCCCCGACAAGCGCTATGTTGTCGGCGATGAGCTGCCGGCCATTCTCGTCTTCGAGAAGGCGGGGCGGGTCGAGGTCACCTTCAGGATAGAAGAGCGCTCGACCACCCGAGCGCCCGGCCACGGGGAACACGCCCAGTGAGCTCCCTGCGTCTCCTCCGTATTGTCCTGTGGTCTCTCGTCGTGGTGGCGGGAGCTGGGTTGGCCTATGTCTATTTCGTCCCGCGCACTGCATCGACGGACGCCGGCCAGACCGTCTATGCGACGGCGTTCACGCTGGTGGACCAGGACGGCGAGGAGGTCACCGAAGCCGACTTCCTCGGCAAGCCATCGGCCTGGTTCTACGGCTTCACCCAGTGTCCCGACGTCTGCCCGACCACATTGTCGGAAATGTCGGCGCTGCTGGAAGCGCTCGGACCGGACGCCGACCGACTGCAGGTCGTCTTCGTGAGCGTCGATCCCGAACGCGACGACGTGGCGACCATGAAGGACTACGTCGACTATTTCGACGACCGCATCGTCGGCCTGACCGGGACCGTCGCGGACGTATCGAGCATGGCCAAGGCCCGCTACATCTTCTTCGAGAGGGTTCCGCTCGAAGGCGGTGACTACACGATGGAGCACAGCGCCAGCGTCCATCTCGCCGATGCCGACGGTGCCTTCTTCGGCACGCTGGATGGCGAGGAACCGTTCGAGACGCGCCTCCAAAAGCTGCGGCGCCTCATCCAATGAAGCGGCTCGACGTCGTCGTCATCGGTGCCGGCCAGGCGGGCCTTGCGACAGGACGGTTGCTCGCCGATGCCGGCCTGGATTTCGCTATCTTCGATGCCGGGGATCGCACAGGCGATTCCTGGAGACGGCGATATGAGGGGCTGACGCTGTTCACCCCGCGCGTTTATAGCGGCCTGGGCGGGATGGCAATGGCCGGCGAGCCGACCGGATATCCCGACAAGGACGAGTTCGCCGACTATCTCGAAGCCTATGCCGCACGCTTCCGCCTGCCCGTAGAGCACCGAGCCGTGGTCGCCTCGATCACCCGGGATAGCGGGGGCCGATTTATCGTCTCGGGTTCCGGTTTCGACACCATCGCCGCCGATGCGGTCGTCATGGCGACCGGCGCGTTCCGTGACCCGATCGTCCCCTCCTGGGCCGCGGCGCTCCCGTCCGAGGTAGCGGCAATGCCTGCCGAGGAATTCGGCGACGGCAGCCATCTGCCGCCGGGGCCGCTCCTGGTCGTCGGCGACGGCGCCAGCGGGCGCGATATCGCCGTGCTGGCGAGACCGAAGCGCGAAGTCGTTCTCGCCACCGGGCGACCGAGACGGCTCCTGCCCGAACGCCTGTTGGGGAAGAGCCTCTGGTGGTGGCTGGACGTCACCGGCCTGGTGCGAGCGCCGACGCGATCCCTGCGCGGAAGGGCGATGCGGCGGAGCGATCCGTTCCCCAACAGGGGGCGGCGGGCGCTGAGCGATCTCGCTGCCGAGGGCATCCGGATCAAGCCGCGCGCAACGGGCGTTGCCGCTGGCATGGTTGGCTTCGCGGACGGGTCCGCGGTACGGCCAGCCGCCGTCGTGTGGGCGATCGGCTATAAAGCGGACTGGTCCCTCATCGACGTCGAGAACGTGCTGGACGGGAACGGCGTCGTGCGGCACGACGACGGCATATCTCCCGTAGAGGGTCTCTATTTCGTCGGGCTGCCCTGGCAGAGGAACCGGGCCTCGGGGCTGGTGATGGGGGTCAGCGCGGACGCCGCCGTCATCGTCGATCACCTGCTGCGAAGACACCTGGCTCGACACCGCTGAGCGAATGGTGCGGCGGATGCATGGGCATCCACGAGGCGAGCATGAAGACCGTCATCACCCCCAGCACGAGCAGGACCACATCGAAAATACGCAAGACGCACCGCCGGAATTGAACGCCCCATGCTGACCTCCGCCTCGTCGTTCCGCAACGACGGCGACTTCAAAGCCCCGTGAAGCCGCGGACAAGTATCGTCGCCGCCGGTTCGAGGCTGCCATAGGACACCGTTGTCACCGCGCAAGCCGACAGGGGTCGATGCGAGAAGCGCAGGCAGCATCGCCGGCAGCGAAACAGGCTTCGCTCGCCCTAGCCTAGTAGCCCGCCGTCACCGTCGTCGCGCCATTCCGTCCGCCGAGGATGTCGACCCATTGGGCGGCATGGGCCTGGCTCTGACGCTTCAGATAGGTATAGGGCGTATCGGTCCACAGCTTGATCTCGGCCGCTTGGTTGTCGAGGACGAAATCGCCCCGGTCGGTCCGAACCATCAATACCGCATGACCAGCCCCGTTGGGCTGGGTCACCACTGTCAACAGCAAGGTGGACGGGGCCCAGTTGCGTTCGATTAGCGCGGCTCGCTTGGCCAGCGCATAGTCCTCGCAATCGCCGTACCCGTCGGTGGGATAGGTCCAGAATTCCTCGACGCCGTAGAAATCCTGGTCGCTGATGGGCTTGATCGCGACATTGTAGTGGTAGTTGACCTCCACCAGGTCGCGCCAGAGCGCTTCATCGAGCGCAACGCTCCGGACCATGTCGGTGGATTGGCATTCGGAAGGCCGACGCTGGCAGAATTCGGCATGGCCGAAGGGAATCGACGTCCGGTCGCCTATCGAGGCGAAGGCGGAGTGGCCTTCGTTCGCGGCTGCCGGTGCGGCAACGCTCAACGACAAAACTATCGCGACAAGTGCCAATAGAATGGTGCCAGCAGCTTTCATCATCACGATCTCCCTGATGGAGACCACGATGGGCGTCGCGAATTGCCCTGATCGAAAAACTACGAAGCAATTTTGAATCGAGTTTTAGTCGGCCGCCTAACGGACTGTTAGCCATGCCATCGGCGCGCCCGGCTCGCTCTCGGGAACACCGTGCTCCGGCTCGGGCGATATCGTCATGCACCGACGTCCATTCCCCAATATCGCCGGATTTAACCGTACGATAAGGATGATCCGCTGATATGACCTCGTGCGTCCGCTGGGTGAAGATGTGTTGGATTTAGGCCGCAGGGTGCTGCCCGCTCTCATCGCGATCTTGGCGCTGGTGATCGCATTGCACCAGCCGGTTGCGCTCGAGTCCGGAACCGGCGTCGCGAACGCGGTCGCGGTCGCGCACACGTCAGCGCCCGAAATCGGCTCCGGCACGGAGCCCCTCCATTCCACCCCGTGCTGCTCCGTGGTGGCGTTCCTGCCCACAACTGCCTTCGAACAGATCCTCTGGGACGGTTCCGCCCAGGTCGCCCATGGCAATACCCGGGATGCCGCCGACCTGCCGAAGCCTCCGTCCAAGCCTTTCCGGCCTCCGCGCATCGCCTGAGCGCCAGCCGTGAACCGAAGGAGCCGAGCGGCTCCGCGGCCTCGCGGATGAACGAGCGAGCAATCGACGATTGCGGCCATCGAGCGCCCATTCGTCGCCCATTCGGACCGGAATCCATTGGACCGCACCATGAAACGCAGAGACTTCATTCGACTCTTTCCCCTGGGAATGGCGGCGACCTTGCCGTTCGCCTCCCCGACCTACGCCCAATCGCTCTGGAGCATGATGAACCGCGACCGCTCCCTCACGGACGCGGACCGCGAAGCCAACAGCGCCGCGGCGCTACAGGCCATCGACACGGTGGAGCCTATCCTCTCCTACGACACCGCCAACAACCTGCAGATGGCGATCGCCCAATACGAACCATTCGTGCTGGCCGGCGGCTGGGAACAGGTGCCGCAGGAGACCTACGGCGTCACCATGGGCGTCTCCCGCGACGGGGTGATCCAGCTCAAGCGTCGCTTGCTCTCATCCGCCGACATGGCGATGGTGGACAATGTCGATGAGGTCTTCGACGCGCCAACCGATGCCGCCCTGCGGCGGTTTCAGGCTCGTCACGGCTTGCGCGTGAGCGGGGAGGTCGACGAGGCAACCTGGTATGCTCTCAACGTCCCCGCGGAAACGCGTCTGCACCAGTTGCGCCTCAATCTGCTACGGGTGCAGAACATGGCGGCCCGTCTCGCCGACCGCTATGTCGTGGTCAACATCCCCGCCGCCTTCATCGAGATCGTCGAGGGCGGCATGGTCTCCCGCCGCCACACCGCCGTGGTGGGGCGCATCGACCGGCAAACGCCGATCCTCAAGAGCCGCATCCACCAGATCAACTTCAATCCGTTCTGGAACGTCCCGGTCTCGATCATCCGGAACGATCTCATAAAATACATGAACGAGAACCCGAACTACCTCACCGAGCAGGGCATCCGCATCTACGACGGCGACGGGCGGGAACTGCAGCCGACCGACATCGACTGGCAGACCGAGCAGGCGGTCAACTACCGCTTCCGGCAGGACCCAGGACCGCTCAACGCCATGGGCAATGTCAGGATCAATTTCCACAACCCGCATTCCGTGTTCCTGCACGACACGCCGACCAAAGGCCTGTTCGGCGACAATGCCCGCTTCCTGTCCTCCGGCTGCGTCCGCGTCGACCAGGTGCAAGATTTCGTGGCCTGGGTCCTGCGCGACAACGGCGACTGGGGGCCCACGGAAATAGCGGATGTCTTCACCAACGGTGCTCGGACCGACGTGGATGTCCGCAATCCGGTCGAGATCCATACGACCTATATCTCGGCCTGGGCCAACAGGCAGGGCATCGTCAGCTTTCGGGACGACGTCTACGAATTCGACATGGCGGGCAAGGTCACGTTCGAGAGTTGATGGAGCCACGACCATGGCAATGGCCGAGACCATCGCGCTCGACGGCGCCCGCAAGCAGCGCGGCGACCTCACGCGGTCGCGCATCCGCTGGATGATCCTGGGCGTCGTGCTCGGCTTCGTCCTGGTCGGCGGGCGGCTGGTGCAGCTCGGTATGGTCGAGACCGACCAGACCATCGAGGGCCAGACGCGTGACGCCATCACCGCCACCAGACCGCCGATCCTCGACCGCAAC includes the following:
- a CDS encoding helix-turn-helix domain-containing protein, which produces MNHGIAIGKVSEASGVKVPTIRYYEQIGLLPAPPRTDGGRRTYDGKDTERLTFIRHSRELGFDIDEIKTLLELQDSPDQSCEQADGIAKAHLVEVRKKIASLTALQHELERMVEGCSHGRVETCRVIEILADHGKCRYHGET
- a CDS encoding copper chaperone PCu(A)C, whose product is MKRLLLIAIAAFAITPGAIAHDFDAGAIYIDHPMIEEAPPSARVLGGYVSLYNQGDEDDRLIGIESTAAEKVELHRSVVTDGIARMQPLTDGIELPAGEMVWLGSDGTHAMFIGPDKRYVVGDELPAILVFEKAGRVEVTFRIEERSTTRAPGHGEHAQ
- a CDS encoding heavy metal translocating P-type ATPase: MSARIETSRFRVEGMDCASCASKVDTAVRRLPGVEDVSVSVVGASMTVKHTDADLGAIARKVSSLGYKTAPLPARGAGADKSEEAHDHAGHDQSGHDHAEHDHSGHDHADHDHGPSEKPKRAETLSGMHGHDHGFEDGPWWQSSKAKLTILCGIAVALAFVAGQLIPAIAQWVFIVAMFVGLIPIARRAWMGAINGSPFSIETLMTVAAIGAVFINAAEEAAIVVLLFLVGELLEGVATGRARASIKALANLVPRIALREAGDKVVEVLADQLAVGDVVLVRPGDRVPADGVVVSGDSAVDEAPVTGESVPKRKQVEDQVFAGTITQEGALRVRVTAAAADNTISRIIALVEEAQESKAPTERFIDRFSKYYTPGVMVVAALIAVLPPLFLGEPWSEWVYKGLAVLLIGCPCALVISTPAAIAAALSAGARRGLLMKGGAVLEQLGKIDMVALDKTGTLTEGRPKVTDIIGVGRPEREVLALSAALEVGSSHPLATAILARAKADGIEPARADKAGAVGGKGVVGTVDGKELFLGSPKAAAQMAGVAGDLMTRIEKLNDEGKTASVLLVDNTFAGIIAMRDEPRDDARTGLAEIKRLGADIVMLTGDNKRTAAAIGASLGIEPRAELLPQDKQRIVGELKAQGRIVAKVGDGINDAPALAAADIGIAMGGGTDVALETADAAVLHGRVTDIANMMVLSRSTMANIGQNITIALGLKAVFLVTTVIGITGLWPAILADTGATVLVTANAMRLLAWKGIGPRA
- a CDS encoding transglutaminase-like cysteine peptidase, with the translated sequence MMKAAGTILLALVAIVLSLSVAAPAAANEGHSAFASIGDRTSIPFGHAEFCQRRPSECQSTDMVRSVALDEALWRDLVEVNYHYNVAIKPISDQDFYGVEEFWTYPTDGYGDCEDYALAKRAALIERNWAPSTLLLTVVTQPNGAGHAVLMVRTDRGDFVLDNQAAEIKLWTDTPYTYLKRQSQAHAAQWVDILGGRNGATTVTAGY
- a CDS encoding L,D-transpeptidase family protein, with the translated sequence MKRRDFIRLFPLGMAATLPFASPTYAQSLWSMMNRDRSLTDADREANSAAALQAIDTVEPILSYDTANNLQMAIAQYEPFVLAGGWEQVPQETYGVTMGVSRDGVIQLKRRLLSSADMAMVDNVDEVFDAPTDAALRRFQARHGLRVSGEVDEATWYALNVPAETRLHQLRLNLLRVQNMAARLADRYVVVNIPAAFIEIVEGGMVSRRHTAVVGRIDRQTPILKSRIHQINFNPFWNVPVSIIRNDLIKYMNENPNYLTEQGIRIYDGDGRELQPTDIDWQTEQAVNYRFRQDPGPLNAMGNVRINFHNPHSVFLHDTPTKGLFGDNARFLSSGCVRVDQVQDFVAWVLRDNGDWGPTEIADVFTNGARTDVDVRNPVEIHTTYISAWANRQGIVSFRDDVYEFDMAGKVTFES
- a CDS encoding SCO family protein, with product MSSLRLLRIVLWSLVVVAGAGLAYVYFVPRTASTDAGQTVYATAFTLVDQDGEEVTEADFLGKPSAWFYGFTQCPDVCPTTLSEMSALLEALGPDADRLQVVFVSVDPERDDVATMKDYVDYFDDRIVGLTGTVADVSSMAKARYIFFERVPLEGGDYTMEHSASVHLADADGAFFGTLDGEEPFETRLQKLRRLIQ
- a CDS encoding NAD(P)/FAD-dependent oxidoreductase, which encodes MKRLDVVVIGAGQAGLATGRLLADAGLDFAIFDAGDRTGDSWRRRYEGLTLFTPRVYSGLGGMAMAGEPTGYPDKDEFADYLEAYAARFRLPVEHRAVVASITRDSGGRFIVSGSGFDTIAADAVVMATGAFRDPIVPSWAAALPSEVAAMPAEEFGDGSHLPPGPLLVVGDGASGRDIAVLARPKREVVLATGRPRRLLPERLLGKSLWWWLDVTGLVRAPTRSLRGRAMRRSDPFPNRGRRALSDLAAEGIRIKPRATGVAAGMVGFADGSAVRPAAVVWAIGYKADWSLIDVENVLDGNGVVRHDDGISPVEGLYFVGLPWQRNRASGLVMGVSADAAVIVDHLLRRHLARHR